In Phycisphaerales bacterium, one genomic interval encodes:
- a CDS encoding YbfB/YjiJ family MFS transporter translates to MPKDRPSPIYATIAGFCLVATGLCLCRFAYTPLIPSLIDAKWVDRAQAGYLGGFNCLGYIIACVAGICLPNLIGIRLLMRTSTFLAVIGLTMCAWDFGFIWLAIGRFLAGLAGAAFVIHTPAIMLQCIDDKYKSICGGIAFSGAGVLTMSVSLFLPYFITNGPRDGWLFESALTLLMVVIGWHLISSSSNERHVSSLVYEPIERKERVRLFVLSAAYVLAAIGVIPHTLFLTDYMHRDLGVSASGSSSLFAIFGIGCAVGALTSGVASKFLGTRLSLSINYLIGAIAVALVLIFSSLTIVTGSAFLIGFFLLQCVPLTSMRTREFVGLNRHPHYWGLLTLAFGSGLLVGSYGMSALLSLGFEYINLFMVAEVALIMGLILILVSSWTCRKVD, encoded by the coding sequence ATGCCAAAGGACCGCCCAAGCCCCATCTATGCGACCATTGCTGGTTTTTGTCTGGTTGCTACTGGGCTCTGCCTTTGTCGCTTTGCATACACGCCACTCATCCCTTCGCTCATTGATGCAAAGTGGGTTGATCGAGCGCAGGCGGGCTATCTCGGTGGTTTCAATTGCCTCGGTTATATCATCGCATGTGTAGCTGGAATATGTCTACCGAATCTGATCGGTATTCGATTGTTGATGCGCACCTCGACTTTCTTGGCTGTCATAGGCCTCACGATGTGTGCATGGGACTTTGGCTTTATCTGGCTGGCAATAGGTAGATTCTTAGCTGGGTTAGCAGGTGCCGCATTCGTGATCCATACGCCAGCAATCATGCTTCAATGTATTGACGATAAATACAAGAGTATTTGTGGTGGAATCGCCTTTAGCGGTGCAGGTGTATTGACCATGTCGGTGAGCTTGTTTCTTCCATATTTTATTACGAATGGACCTCGTGATGGTTGGTTGTTTGAGAGCGCGCTTACTCTACTTATGGTCGTTATTGGGTGGCATCTTATTTCGTCGTCTTCGAATGAACGTCATGTAAGTAGTTTGGTATATGAGCCAATTGAACGAAAAGAGCGCGTACGTCTGTTTGTCTTGTCAGCGGCTTATGTGTTGGCTGCCATTGGCGTTATTCCGCACACACTGTTCTTGACCGATTATATGCATCGTGATCTCGGCGTATCTGCGAGCGGAAGTAGTTCTTTATTTGCTATCTTTGGTATTGGATGTGCTGTCGGAGCACTGACTTCAGGTGTGGCTAGTAAGTTTCTGGGCACACGACTGAGCTTATCGATCAACTATTTGATAGGTGCTATTGCAGTGGCACTGGTATTGATCTTTAGTTCGTTAACCATCGTGACGGGATCAGCGTTTTTGATTGGTTTCTTCCTATTGCAGTGTGTGCCACTGACTTCGATGCGTACTCGTGAATTTGTTGGCTTGAATCGGCATCCTCATTACTGGGGTTTGTTGACGCTCGCATTCGGTTCCGGGCTCTTGGTGGGTAGTTATGGCATGTCAGCCCTGCTATCACTTGGATTTGAATACATCAATCTATTCATGGTGGCGGAGGTCGCTTTGATTATGGGTTTGATTCTCATCCTTGTGTCATCGTGGACTTGCCGAAAAGTCGACTAA
- a CDS encoding APC family permease: MHQSADKPNQKSLSPFVLSMMITAIVIGLEGLPDMASYGLSLVTFYVFFAIVYFIPITLVTAELGAGWPGRGGIYLWIKTGLGKRMAFLGVWCQWMQVVVWYPSVLAFATAAIAYMFDPDLAENWRFLVPVNLAVFWVATLLNFGGLRWSGILTTFCLYVGTLFPLLLIIIMAVYWLMSGHPSQTPLEPKYLIPDLTSVGRIVMVLMVFSFLSGLEVNAVHFRRTERPKRSIPLAVFISFVIILSVSILGALAVAIFVPINNLELQSGPLQVFETFFHEFGFEWALPVMAACVAIGAIGHIIVWIIGPTEALSVAAHDGVVPPFLQGRNSAGVPVAMLLVQGVVVTALSIVMGMININAGFAIVTLVSGMVYLVMYALMFITCLVLRYKHPHVERSYKIPGGWIGIWLLVGVGTITCIAGIVLSCFPPEATTETAFVEAAGENWKLMWVIYTVPAFVIIVIVPFIIYAFRRPHWAPPEELLAHENVETSAHQKEVH, from the coding sequence ATGCATCAATCAGCCGATAAACCAAACCAGAAGTCACTGAGCCCATTTGTTCTATCAATGATGATCACAGCGATTGTCATTGGTCTTGAAGGCTTGCCAGACATGGCGTCCTATGGTCTCAGTCTTGTGACCTTCTATGTGTTCTTTGCAATCGTTTACTTTATACCCATCACACTTGTGACAGCTGAGCTTGGAGCGGGATGGCCGGGGCGGGGTGGCATCTATCTATGGATCAAGACCGGTCTTGGCAAACGCATGGCATTTCTGGGTGTTTGGTGTCAGTGGATGCAGGTTGTGGTCTGGTATCCGAGTGTTCTTGCTTTTGCGACCGCTGCAATTGCGTACATGTTCGATCCAGACCTCGCCGAGAACTGGCGTTTCCTTGTCCCGGTCAATTTAGCCGTGTTTTGGGTAGCAACGTTGTTGAACTTCGGTGGCCTTCGCTGGAGTGGCATTCTGACGACCTTTTGCCTCTACGTCGGCACGCTCTTTCCATTACTACTGATCATCATCATGGCGGTGTATTGGCTCATGAGCGGACACCCATCGCAAACCCCACTAGAGCCGAAGTATCTCATTCCTGACCTCACCAGTGTCGGCAGGATTGTCATGGTATTGATGGTCTTCTCGTTCCTTTCCGGGTTGGAAGTAAACGCAGTGCACTTCCGCCGGACTGAACGGCCAAAGCGATCTATTCCATTGGCGGTTTTCATCTCGTTTGTGATCATTCTCTCGGTGTCTATTCTTGGCGCCCTTGCTGTGGCTATCTTCGTCCCAATCAATAACCTCGAACTTCAATCTGGTCCTTTGCAGGTCTTTGAGACCTTCTTCCATGAGTTTGGATTTGAGTGGGCGCTGCCGGTGATGGCTGCTTGTGTTGCCATTGGGGCCATCGGCCACATCATTGTTTGGATCATCGGCCCGACAGAAGCACTTTCTGTCGCTGCGCACGATGGCGTTGTGCCACCTTTCTTGCAAGGGCGCAATTCAGCTGGCGTTCCCGTTGCGATGCTTTTAGTGCAGGGCGTTGTGGTAACGGCGTTGAGCATTGTGATGGGGATGATCAACATCAATGCTGGTTTTGCAATCGTCACGCTCGTGTCCGGCATGGTCTATCTCGTGATGTATGCGCTGATGTTCATTACCTGCTTAGTGCTTCGTTATAAGCACCCGCACGTTGAGCGCAGCTACAAGATTCCAGGTGGCTGGATTGGTATTTGGCTATTGGTTGGGGTGGGCACAATCACCTGTATTGCAGGTATTGTGCTTAGTTGTTTCCCCCCAGAAGCCACAACTGAGACAGCCTTCGTTGAAGCTGCCGGTGAAAACTGGAAGCTGATGTGGGTTATTTATACCGTTCCTGCATTCGTGATCATCGTCATCGTGCCATTTATCATTTACGCCTTTCGGCGACCCCATTGGGCGCCACCAGAAGAATTACTAGCCCATGAGAATGTAGAGACCTCTGCTCATCAAAAAGAAGTGCATTAG
- a CDS encoding MFS transporter, protein MSDLKGNQPELWTRGFLGLQLAQFMGAFNDNLVKIVLMLMVASESGNLWAGDLGPGGQSYISLLMTIPFLLLLDFSGRCADRFSKRRIIFWVKVSEIPISIIIAIGLIAGSIWLTLIGYALLMMESAFFNPSKYGMIREVIMTRQLSRGNGLMNMTTNMAIILGTAVGGPLLGFGYWPVGAAIIIISIIGFLGVFVIPPLPAIKPTTALTPWPGASSIRTLLGMRTRHPVESHQQIHAGHRYHPLLLITILWAWFWFAAVLVMLIVPEYKGLLNVSDAATSGMLALLGIAIGISCAAAGYISGGRVRMSLIPFGAFGLALFFLLLAVLPPSYWLAVFLLCLGGLSAGFYLVPLQALIQQAAPNDMRAQYVSSSNWLCYLLMTIAAVVFKIASTMNIQIGWIYGFCAVTMALTLIPLILYRKLLCVAEGCGFDQPNILATSLTDSR, encoded by the coding sequence ATGAGTGACCTTAAAGGCAATCAACCTGAGCTTTGGACGAGAGGTTTTCTGGGACTTCAGTTGGCTCAGTTTATGGGTGCATTCAATGACAATTTGGTCAAGATAGTTCTCATGCTCATGGTTGCCAGTGAAAGTGGCAACCTATGGGCTGGTGATCTCGGCCCAGGCGGGCAATCATATATCTCATTGCTCATGACCATTCCCTTCCTATTGCTACTGGATTTTTCGGGTCGATGTGCTGACCGTTTTTCCAAACGCCGCATTATCTTTTGGGTTAAGGTTTCTGAAATTCCCATCAGTATTATCATTGCTATTGGACTCATCGCAGGCAGCATCTGGTTGACACTCATCGGATATGCCTTGCTCATGATGGAAAGTGCTTTCTTTAACCCATCAAAGTACGGCATGATCCGTGAGGTCATCATGACTCGTCAGCTGAGCCGTGGTAACGGCCTGATGAACATGACCACGAACATGGCTATCATTTTGGGTACGGCAGTTGGCGGCCCACTCCTGGGCTTCGGCTACTGGCCCGTTGGCGCTGCGATCATCATCATCTCCATTATTGGTTTTTTGGGCGTCTTTGTGATCCCCCCACTACCAGCTATCAAACCGACTACCGCCCTCACCCCATGGCCCGGAGCCAGCTCTATCAGAACGCTGCTTGGTATGCGTACCCGCCATCCTGTGGAATCGCATCAACAAATCCACGCAGGCCACAGATACCATCCATTGCTTCTCATAACAATTCTTTGGGCTTGGTTCTGGTTCGCAGCCGTATTGGTGATGCTTATTGTGCCTGAGTACAAAGGCCTCTTGAATGTCTCAGACGCTGCAACCAGTGGCATGCTTGCCTTACTCGGTATTGCGATCGGCATAAGCTGTGCGGCGGCTGGGTACATCTCTGGCGGGCGTGTTCGCATGTCACTGATACCATTTGGAGCCTTTGGGTTAGCTTTATTTTTCCTACTGTTAGCGGTCTTACCCCCAAGCTATTGGTTAGCCGTATTCCTTTTATGCCTCGGGGGTTTATCGGCTGGATTTTATCTTGTTCCCTTACAAGCACTCATCCAACAAGCAGCACCAAATGATATGCGGGCTCAATATGTTTCTAGTTCGAATTGGCTTTGCTATTTACTCATGACCATCGCAGCTGTCGTTTTCAAGATCGCCAGCACCATGAACATACAAATCGGCTGGATCTATGGTTTTTGCGCGGTGACGATGGCATTGACACTCATACCCTTGATTCTCTACCGCAAGTTGCTTTGTGTGGCTGAAGGATGCGGATTTGATCAACCGAATATCTTGGCTACCAGCCTCACTGACTCCAGGTAA
- a CDS encoding MlaD family protein, producing the protein MTEQDQLPFASVKPRQSKMVWVWIIPILALLVCLVVIWVDVMNAGPTIKIEFQNGQNLQVRAPIKYRGVRIGSVKAVDLNDDLSKVVVTVVLQRTARRLAVKGSVFWIVHPEVGLGGVSGLDTVLGQQYISVQPGTGQQQSHFVGLLESPAEMGDEHAVNIIIEANEGGSLRAGSPVEYRHMTIGSISSVQLSPTGQKVQIKCAIKGRYAHLVRVNSKFWNTSGIGVDLSLFGATVKTESLSSLLVGGIGMATPTDAGVEAQSGARFDLAESLKESWLEWSPNLKPSIKQPEDTEGDRPTKPLPNF; encoded by the coding sequence ATGACTGAACAAGATCAATTGCCGTTTGCTTCCGTCAAACCTCGTCAATCAAAAATGGTCTGGGTCTGGATCATTCCGATCCTTGCGCTATTGGTTTGTCTGGTGGTGATCTGGGTAGACGTTATGAACGCTGGTCCAACAATTAAAATTGAGTTTCAGAATGGACAGAACCTGCAAGTGAGGGCGCCTATTAAGTATCGGGGTGTTCGCATTGGTTCAGTCAAAGCTGTTGATCTCAACGACGATCTATCTAAAGTTGTTGTCACTGTTGTTTTGCAAAGGACGGCCCGGCGCCTCGCAGTTAAGGGTTCAGTGTTTTGGATCGTGCATCCAGAAGTTGGTCTTGGCGGTGTTTCTGGACTCGATACTGTACTTGGTCAGCAATACATCAGTGTGCAGCCTGGTACTGGTCAACAACAGTCACACTTTGTTGGTTTGTTAGAAAGTCCAGCTGAGATGGGTGACGAGCATGCAGTCAATATCATCATTGAGGCCAATGAGGGAGGAAGCCTTAGGGCTGGTTCGCCAGTTGAATATCGGCACATGACTATCGGAAGCATTTCTTCAGTTCAACTTTCGCCCACAGGTCAGAAGGTTCAAATTAAGTGTGCAATAAAAGGTAGGTATGCCCATCTGGTGCGGGTGAACTCGAAATTTTGGAACACGAGTGGGATCGGCGTTGATCTGAGCCTTTTTGGAGCCACAGTTAAGACGGAGTCACTTTCATCACTTCTTGTTGGTGGTATTGGAATGGCAACGCCAACGGATGCAGGTGTGGAGGCACAAAGTGGCGCTCGATTTGATCTCGCCGAATCTTTAAAAGAGAGTTGGTTGGAATGGTCGCCTAACTTAAAGCCGTCCATAAAACAGCCTGAGGACACTGAGGGCGATCGTCCCACAAAGCCACTTCCTAATTTCTAA
- a CDS encoding formyltransferase family protein, with product MDVVGLWSVNESTSQFHQEDIGTWYRKTFGLWNFIKFCAYACAIWTGRLICRHPMTFPSLCRRQNIPYWAIQNPDDPRLHEWLDEQDVDVLVILTSHILKEPLLSKTRLGILNKHTALLPSYRGLFPYFWASIDKAPQGITIHLVDEGIDTGTIICREAIGGKATQSMSSFYAHADRMFPDLLVQAVTRLHQDSAAIEPLPQIKESYKGKPKRSDYVNFRKAGGKITTLRDVFRALTWG from the coding sequence ATGGACGTTGTTGGCTTATGGTCAGTCAATGAATCTACTAGCCAATTTCACCAAGAAGATATTGGCACTTGGTACCGGAAGACTTTTGGCCTCTGGAATTTTATAAAGTTCTGCGCCTATGCGTGTGCCATTTGGACAGGACGACTCATTTGCCGCCATCCAATGACATTCCCGAGTCTATGCCGGCGTCAGAACATTCCTTATTGGGCAATTCAAAACCCTGACGATCCAAGACTTCACGAATGGCTTGATGAACAGGACGTTGATGTGCTTGTCATACTCACCTCACATATTCTAAAAGAACCACTGCTTTCAAAAACACGCCTAGGCATACTCAATAAGCACACGGCACTACTACCCTCATACCGCGGCCTCTTTCCATACTTTTGGGCTTCTATCGACAAGGCGCCACAAGGGATCACCATTCACCTAGTTGATGAAGGTATTGATACAGGAACGATCATCTGCCGTGAAGCGATTGGCGGCAAAGCAACTCAATCAATGTCTTCGTTCTACGCCCACGCAGATCGGATGTTTCCAGATCTACTCGTCCAAGCAGTTACACGGCTGCATCAAGATAGCGCAGCAATTGAGCCACTTCCTCAGATCAAAGAAAGCTATAAAGGTAAGCCCAAAAGATCTGACTACGTCAATTTTCGAAAAGCAGGAGGAAAGATCACAACGCTGCGGGACGTGTTCAGGGCTCTGACTTGGGGCTAA
- a CDS encoding class I SAM-dependent methyltransferase yields the protein MTLKNSSSKSQRQIMGQLKLRFPRLAHAVRSILPSMRKRQQRRWALENKTPQEIFTSIYEENYWNSEESASGGGSTMDATASLRSDLPELLAELGIKSMLDAPCGDFYWMRKVELGVDQYVGGDIVPALIEKLTAEYAGDSGRTFRVIDLTTDSLPDVDALFCRDCLQHLSLELAQKVLDNFCRSSCRYLITTTFPDVKFNPRGLTGGTNTLNLQIAPFDLPSPLRSIEDHGSHDAVYRRCLGVWSRDQLV from the coding sequence ATGACTTTAAAGAATTCTTCCAGCAAGTCCCAACGTCAAATCATGGGACAGTTGAAGTTGCGCTTTCCGCGCTTAGCACACGCTGTTCGCTCGATCTTGCCCAGTATGCGGAAACGTCAGCAGCGGCGTTGGGCGTTGGAAAACAAGACCCCTCAAGAGATCTTCACATCAATCTACGAGGAGAACTACTGGAACAGCGAAGAGTCAGCCTCTGGCGGCGGATCTACTATGGATGCTACGGCATCCCTGCGCAGCGACTTGCCAGAATTGCTTGCCGAACTTGGCATCAAGTCGATGCTGGACGCCCCTTGCGGAGACTTTTACTGGATGCGAAAGGTCGAACTCGGCGTTGACCAGTACGTCGGCGGCGATATCGTCCCAGCACTGATCGAAAAACTGACTGCTGAGTACGCCGGTGATTCCGGCCGCACTTTCCGCGTTATCGATCTAACAACCGATTCACTGCCAGACGTGGATGCCCTCTTCTGTCGCGATTGCCTCCAGCACCTATCCTTGGAGCTGGCGCAGAAAGTTCTTGACAACTTCTGCCGCTCGTCCTGTCGTTACCTGATTACCACAACCTTCCCAGATGTGAAATTCAACCCAAGGGGATTGACTGGCGGCACAAACACCCTCAACTTGCAAATCGCGCCTTTCGACCTCCCCTCGCCCTTGCGCTCTATTGAGGATCATGGATCCCACGATGCGGTGTACCGGCGCTGTCTGGGCGTGTGGAGCCGTGACCAACTCGTTTGA
- a CDS encoding cysteine desulfurase family protein: protein MESIYLDNAATTCPLPSVCVKMQQVHGSCWGNASSSHRVGQQARREVELARESVAKLIGAQPAEIIFTSGGTESCNLAINGTLACLPNHRKVITSRLEHSAVRGSLKDMDGKGIEVLWLPNDGSGVVDLDVLKTMLKDNSDEIALVSVMWANNETGAIQPIEEICEICHAYDVRVHTDATQWIGKMPTDLASLPVDLLSFTGHKFHGPKGTGVLYVRAGCDLSPCVTGGPQERGRRAGTENTAGIAGLGVACDEARQWLDEDHWRHRRELLSHFEQSLLEAVDGAWLNSGAVTRLWSTTNIGFPDVTSEMMLLALSERGICCSGGSACSSGSTTRSAVLEALELPDHIPHDRCHASLRFSICRHTSSETLEEAFHIIVEVHQRLSQMVIASETPSVCIESDS from the coding sequence ATGGAATCGATTTATTTAGACAATGCAGCGACGACCTGTCCACTTCCTTCTGTTTGCGTAAAGATGCAGCAAGTTCATGGAAGCTGCTGGGGCAATGCGTCCAGTAGCCATCGTGTTGGCCAACAAGCCCGCAGAGAGGTGGAGCTTGCTCGTGAATCTGTGGCCAAACTGATCGGGGCGCAGCCTGCTGAAATTATATTTACCTCTGGCGGTACCGAATCATGCAACCTGGCTATTAATGGCACCTTGGCATGCCTACCAAATCATCGCAAAGTGATTACGAGTCGCCTAGAGCATAGCGCCGTGCGCGGTTCACTCAAGGACATGGATGGCAAAGGTATAGAAGTGCTTTGGCTTCCTAATGATGGCAGTGGTGTCGTTGATCTTGATGTACTCAAGACGATGCTCAAGGATAACAGTGACGAGATTGCATTGGTTTCTGTGATGTGGGCCAATAATGAAACTGGTGCTATCCAGCCAATTGAAGAAATCTGCGAGATATGTCATGCATACGATGTCCGCGTGCATACAGATGCCACACAGTGGATTGGGAAGATGCCAACAGATCTGGCCTCATTGCCCGTGGATCTTCTGAGTTTTACAGGACATAAGTTTCATGGGCCAAAGGGCACGGGTGTCCTTTATGTTCGCGCTGGTTGTGATCTATCACCGTGCGTGACTGGTGGGCCGCAAGAACGAGGACGAAGAGCCGGCACTGAAAATACCGCTGGGATTGCTGGGTTAGGCGTCGCATGCGACGAAGCTCGTCAGTGGCTCGATGAAGATCACTGGCGGCACAGACGAGAGCTGCTCAGTCACTTCGAGCAAAGCTTACTAGAAGCTGTTGATGGAGCTTGGCTTAACTCCGGCGCCGTCACTCGACTATGGAGCACGACCAACATTGGTTTTCCTGATGTCACAAGCGAGATGATGCTCTTAGCACTCTCCGAACGCGGTATCTGCTGTAGTGGTGGCTCTGCCTGCTCAAGCGGTTCTACGACAAGATCTGCCGTCCTTGAGGCATTAGAGTTGCCAGATCACATTCCGCATGACCGCTGCCACGCCTCACTCCGCTTTAGTATTTGTCGTCATACCTCCTCTGAAACGCTGGAAGAGGCTTTTCACATCATCGTGGAGGTACATCAACGCTTATCGCAGATGGTGATCGCCTCAGAGACCCCGAGTGTCTGCATTGAATCGGATTCTTGA
- a CDS encoding paraquat-inducible protein A, giving the protein MSSQIHACPVCGLIQRVGHIAPDERSVCSRCSAHLKQSHGGNIQLTAALAATALIFYPFAMALPVLELSQMGYVNKTTIWSGVVSLVQSGDWIIALIILIASIIIPAIKILGMFLLCMGNFALKPSHRVWTFRTIDLVGKWGMLDVLVIAILVAAVKLGSWVNVYPGPGAFFFCMVVLFSLLSTATFNPKLIWDSAND; this is encoded by the coding sequence ATGTCAAGTCAGATCCATGCATGCCCAGTATGTGGTTTGATTCAGCGTGTTGGACATATTGCACCTGATGAGCGTTCAGTGTGTTCACGTTGCAGCGCACATCTAAAACAGTCGCATGGTGGGAATATTCAGCTGACCGCCGCACTGGCCGCGACAGCACTCATTTTTTATCCATTTGCGATGGCTCTGCCTGTTCTTGAACTGTCTCAGATGGGATATGTCAATAAGACAACTATCTGGTCAGGTGTGGTTAGTCTTGTTCAATCAGGTGATTGGATTATTGCTCTGATTATATTGATCGCTTCAATCATTATTCCAGCAATAAAAATCTTAGGTATGTTTCTGCTTTGTATGGGTAACTTTGCGCTTAAGCCAAGTCATCGTGTTTGGACATTTCGTACGATTGACTTAGTTGGAAAGTGGGGGATGCTTGATGTTCTTGTGATCGCAATTCTGGTTGCAGCAGTCAAGCTTGGATCCTGGGTTAACGTCTATCCAGGGCCTGGTGCCTTTTTCTTCTGTATGGTTGTGTTGTTTAGTTTGCTTTCAACGGCGACATTTAACCCAAAGTTGATATGGGACTCAGCAAATGACTGA
- a CDS encoding class II glutamine amidotransferase, producing the protein MCRWLAYIGSPIFMDTLLVRPEHSLINQSINAQRSVYATNGDGFGIGWFDGRPEPGIFRDTTPAWHDLNLRALSQQICTKLFFAHVRAATSSPIQRTNCHPFKHGRWLFQHNGSIGEFEKIKRDLDFSIDPEFYPFMLGCTDSETMFYLALTHGLEDDPVRGLHGMAKAVCDARNKAGVKEPFRMTVSVSDGQRIIAVRFCADGEAPTLYHSRSEKALHEVCGDLKNASSDGMLILSEPLDDISEHWEPIETGSVLVAHHGNVTTNIFDPV; encoded by the coding sequence ATGTGTCGATGGCTGGCTTATATTGGATCACCCATTTTTATGGATACTCTTTTGGTTCGGCCAGAGCATTCGCTTATTAATCAAAGTATCAATGCGCAGCGATCTGTTTACGCGACTAACGGGGATGGATTCGGTATTGGCTGGTTTGATGGACGACCCGAACCAGGTATCTTTCGTGATACAACGCCGGCTTGGCATGACCTAAATTTACGGGCGCTCTCCCAACAGATTTGCACAAAGCTTTTCTTCGCACATGTCCGTGCAGCAACGTCTTCGCCAATTCAACGAACCAACTGTCATCCGTTTAAGCATGGTCGTTGGCTTTTTCAACATAATGGGTCGATTGGGGAATTCGAGAAAATTAAGCGTGATTTAGACTTCTCGATTGATCCTGAGTTCTATCCGTTTATGTTGGGATGCACTGATAGTGAGACAATGTTCTATCTGGCATTGACCCATGGTTTGGAGGATGACCCTGTTCGAGGATTGCACGGCATGGCGAAGGCTGTCTGTGATGCTCGAAATAAAGCAGGGGTTAAGGAGCCGTTCCGAATGACCGTGTCTGTTTCGGATGGTCAAAGAATCATCGCTGTACGATTTTGTGCAGACGGTGAGGCACCGACTCTCTATCACAGCCGATCTGAGAAAGCGCTACATGAAGTATGTGGTGATCTAAAGAATGCATCATCAGATGGCATGTTGATATTATCAGAGCCTCTTGATGACATAAGCGAACACTGGGAGCCGATTGAAACGGGTTCCGTTCTCGTGGCACATCATGGAAACGTCACAACGAACATATTTGACCCCGTCTAG
- a CDS encoding YbfB/YjiJ family MFS transporter, whose translation MNTSIASRYMPERQLSLAYATIAGFCLIAIGLCMARFAYTPIVPSIIEAGWVDKAGAGYLGACNFLGYMTGCAVAIWLPRVVSVRPLMRWSLLAAFTGLLICAWDIGFVWLAVGRFITGLGGAALIIHTPAVMLKHVSDQAKSICGGIIFSGAGAAIVFVSLFLPYFVGQGPRDGWLFEAVLTLVGGIVSWRLISTAAGTPEKRNKALEALDSCKKLPLFFLGMAYVLAAVAVTPHAIFLVDYMHVYLKAGIGLSSTLFSLYGVGCFVGAILGGIMSRFMGNQLALVFNYLIGVLSIFMVLWTSSLVLVTAAGFLNGVFLFQCVALTALRTRDIVDLSRHAHYWGLITFSAAFGWIAGSYGLSSMLSRGVSYPTLFLIGGIVMVVATACVILSWLTESLPKRVC comes from the coding sequence ATGAACACTTCAATAGCTTCCAGGTATATGCCAGAGCGACAGCTCAGTCTTGCCTATGCAACGATTGCGGGGTTCTGCTTAATAGCTATTGGTTTGTGCATGGCGAGATTTGCTTACACGCCGATCGTGCCATCAATTATCGAGGCGGGGTGGGTTGATAAAGCGGGCGCTGGGTACTTGGGAGCTTGTAACTTTCTTGGGTATATGACTGGCTGTGCAGTGGCTATTTGGCTCCCGCGTGTGGTCAGTGTCCGTCCACTTATGCGTTGGTCTCTGCTTGCGGCATTTACAGGGCTGCTCATATGTGCATGGGACATAGGCTTTGTTTGGCTGGCGGTGGGTCGTTTTATCACGGGCCTTGGCGGCGCGGCACTCATCATTCATACGCCAGCAGTGATGCTGAAGCATGTATCTGACCAGGCAAAGAGCATTTGTGGTGGGATTATCTTTAGTGGTGCCGGAGCCGCGATCGTATTTGTCAGCCTGTTCTTGCCTTACTTTGTTGGGCAGGGGCCGAGAGATGGTTGGCTCTTTGAGGCGGTTTTGACGCTGGTCGGGGGTATTGTCAGTTGGCGCCTGATTTCAACTGCAGCTGGTACCCCGGAAAAGCGAAATAAAGCCCTAGAGGCGCTGGATTCATGCAAAAAACTACCACTCTTCTTTTTGGGTATGGCGTATGTGCTAGCCGCCGTGGCGGTGACACCCCACGCGATCTTTTTAGTTGACTATATGCATGTGTATCTCAAAGCCGGTATCGGTTTGAGTAGTACCTTGTTTTCTCTTTATGGTGTGGGCTGCTTTGTCGGAGCTATTTTAGGTGGCATCATGAGTCGCTTTATGGGAAATCAATTAGCTTTGGTTTTCAATTATCTCATTGGAGTTCTATCTATTTTTATGGTGCTGTGGACGAGTTCACTTGTTTTGGTGACCGCAGCTGGATTTCTTAACGGTGTATTCTTGTTTCAATGTGTAGCGCTGACAGCATTGCGCACCCGCGACATTGTTGATTTATCACGACACGCACACTATTGGGGCTTGATCACTTTTAGTGCGGCATTTGGATGGATAGCTGGAAGCTATGGGCTCAGTTCTATGCTGTCACGAGGCGTGTCTTACCCAACGTTGTTCCTGATAGGCGGTATCGTTATGGTTGTGGCAACGGCCTGCGTGATCTTGAGTTGGTTGACTGAATCTCTTCCAAAAAGAGTTTGTTAG